Proteins found in one Triticum urartu cultivar G1812 chromosome 4, Tu2.1, whole genome shotgun sequence genomic segment:
- the LOC125553144 gene encoding inner membrane protein PPF-1, chloroplastic-like has protein sequence MAAAPRLHLHLLLAHHPQAPPLRPSPSRPPPPVLLPRLTRRGRAALPRPVAALGWGGGGGGIEDVGQIFSRVEAFLYTVADAAVAAAPGIAADGGAKEASGDWFSGITGSMETVLKVLKDGLSTLHVPYPYGFAIILLTILIKGATFPLTKKQVESALAMRSLQPQVKAIQERHAGDQERIQLETAHLYKLSGVDPLAGCLPTLVTIPVWIGLYKALSNVANEGLLTEGFFWIPSLAGPTTIAARESGQGISWLFPFTDGHPPLGWSDTMAYLVLPILLVISQYVSAHITQSSQSNDPSQQGAQAAVKFLPLLIGYFALSVPSGLSLYWLTNNLLSSAQQVWLQKLGGAKNPVQEYIDKLAREESTNVGKYEPADKSEALPKAGPAQPGQVPKPSEPQRGGRFKKLMEEESRRKQLLEQAKQIEEASIDSVAIDGKQNFDSSAPDTQDEQEESHENEPISASSNAGLSHDTHEATPNRNTEEGTIQEATDTDSHSSVSNATSPSDDRLRGQDEDGKDTE, from the exons acctccacctcctcctcgcCCACCACCCCCAGGCCCCGCCCCTCCGGCCCTCCCCGTCGCGGCCCCCGCCGCCCGTCCTCCTCCCCCGCCTCACGCGCCGGGGCCGGGCCGCTCTCCCGCGCCCGGTCGCGGCGCTCGGGTGGGGAGGCGGTGGCGGAGGGATCGAGGACGTCGGCCAGATATTCAGCCGCGTCGAGGCGTTCCTCTACACCGTCGCCGACGCCGCGGTCGCGGCCGCCCCGGGGATCGCGGCCGACGGCGGGGCCAAGGAGGCCTCCGGGGACTGGTTCTCCGGGATCACCGGCTCCATGGAGACCGTGCTCAAG GTTCTGAAAGACGGTCTTTCGACTCTCCATGTTCCTTATCCATATGGTTTTGCGATCATCCTCTTAACAATTCTGATTAAGGGGGCCACTTTTCCTCTTACAAAGAAGCAA GTGGAATCTGCACTTGCAATGAGGTCACTTCAACCTCAAGTGAAGGCTATTCAAGAACGACATGCTGGGGATCAG GAAAGGATACAACTCGAAACTGCCCATTTATATAAGTTGTCTGGCGTTGATCCACTTGCAG GGTGCTTGCCTACTCTTGTAACAATACCAGTCTGGATTGGTCTATACAAAGCTCTCTCCAATGTAGCTAATGAG GGACTTCTTACGGAAGGCTTTTTTTGGATACCTTCTTTGGCTGGTCCAACAACAATTGCTGCTCGAGAAAGCGGCCAAGGAATATCCTGGCTTTTTCCATTTACG GACGGACATCCACCACTTGGTTGGTCGGACACTATGGCATACCTTGTTCTTCCAATTCTTCTGGTTATTTCACAATACGTATCTGCTCACATAACGCAATCATCACAG AGCAATGATCCTAGCCAGCAAGGTGCACAAGCTGCAGTGAAGTTCCTGCCTTTGCTAATTGGTTATTTTGCTCTTTCCGTTCCTTCTGGATTGAGTCTATATTG GCTTACAAATAATCTCCTTAGCAGTGCACAGCAGGTGTGGCTTCAAAAGCTTGGAGGTGCCAAAAATCCTGTCCAAGAATATATTGACAAGCTTGCTAGAGAGGAATCAACTAATGTTGGAAAGTATGAACCTGCTGACAAGAGTGAGGCTCTCCCAAAAGCTGGTCCAGCCCAGCCTGGTCAAGTGCCAAAACCAAGCGAACCACAGCGTGGTGGAAG GTTTAAGAAATTAATGGAAGAAGAGTCAAGAAGGAAACAACTTCTGGAACAAGCAAAACAAATTGAAGAGGCAAGCATCGACTCTGTTGCCATTGATGGGAAACAGAATTTTGACAGCTCTGCTCCAGACACCCAAGATGAGCAG GAGGAATCCCATGAAAATGAACCGATTTCAGCTAGTAGCAATGCCGGACTTAGCCATGATACACACGAAGCAACCCCAAACAGGAACACGGAAGAG GGAACAATTCAGGAAGCGACCGACACTGACAGCCATTCTTCAGTAAGCAATGCTACTTCCCCCTCTGACGATAGATTGAGAGGCCAAGATGAGGATGGTAAAGACACAGAGTAG
- the LOC125554970 gene encoding 4-hydroxyphenylacetaldehyde oxime monooxygenase-like yields TVAFGSVYASDRFALNESFQHALDEAMEMISSTSAEDFFPKVIGRLVDRVTGVVARRERIFRQLDAFFDMVIEQHLHPERASPPEMENGGDLVDALIAHWKEHRGFTRDHVKAIIFDTFIAGIDTSSVTILWTMSELIRKPRVLGKVQAGIRAVAGGNVNGRVLSEDVSKLSYLGMVVKETMQLHLPAPLILPRKTMWHIQVAGYDVPAKTRVYVNAWAIGRDPASWPDNPEEFNPDRFEGSAIDLKGEHPELMPFGTGRRICPGMSMAMATVEFTLAMATVEFTLANLLCCFDWALPKGMAVDDVSMEEEGRLVFHRKTPLVLVPTAYVPPWRP; encoded by the exons ACGGTGGCGTTCGGCAGCGTCTACGCCAGCGACAGGTTCGCGCTCAACGAGAGCTTCCAGCACGCGCTCGACGAGGCCATGGAGATGATCTCCAGCACCTCCGCGGAGGACTTCTTCCCCAAAGTCATCGGCCGGCTCGTCGACCGCGTCACGGGCGTCGTGGCCCGCCGCGAGAGGATCTTCAGGCAGCTCGACGCCTTCTTTGACATGGTCATCGAGCAGCACCTGCACCCTGAGCGCGCCAGTCCCCCTGAGATGGAGAACGGCGGCGACCTCGTCGATGCGCTCATCGCCCACTGGAAGGAGCATCGTGGGTTCACCAGAGACCACGTCAAGGCCATAATCTTT GACACGTTCATCGCCGGCATTGACACGAGCTCGGTGACAATACTGTGGACGATGTCGGAGCTTATCCGGAAGCCGCGCGTGCTCGGCAAGGTGCAAGCCGGTATCAGAGCCGTGGCTGGCGGCAACGTCAACGGGAGGGTGCTGTCCGAAGACGTGTCCAAGCTCAGCTACCTCGGGATGGTGGTAAAAGAGACCATGCAGCTGCACCTGCCGGCGCCATTGATATTGCCGAGGAAGACGATGTGGCACATCCAGGTGGCCGGGTACGATGTGCCGGCCAAGACGCGGGTCTACGTCAATGCGTGGGCCATCGGTAGGGACCCGGCGAGCTGGCCGGACAACCCGGAGGAGTTCAACCCGGACAGGTTCGAGGGGAGCGCCATAGACCTTAAGGGCGAGCATCCGGAGCTGATGCCGTTCGGCACTGGGCGCCGGATCTGCCCCGGCATGTCGATGGCCATGGCCACCGTGGAGTTCACGCTGGCCATGGCCACCGTGGAGTTCACGTTGGCCAATCTGCTCTGCTGCTTCGACTGGGCGCTCCCGAAGGGGATGGCGGTGGACGACGTGAGCATGGAGGAGGAAGGAAGGCTCGTGTTCCACCGCAAGACGCCCCTCGTGCTCGTGCCCACCGCTTACGTGCCGCCATGGCGCCCATGA
- the LOC125554380 gene encoding uncharacterized protein LOC125554380, which yields MADAGHRTPLLLLLLLAAVALLAAVATADDAKPTILTPVAKTPVGSFEGDKPGDDAMDDEDAAPVGSPIGTTMTEPKPEGSTPGAAGGDAPAPSAASSLAARLGGAVAVAAAAAGVLAF from the coding sequence ATGGCCGACGCCGGGCACCGGACGCCGTTGCTGCTCCTCCTCCTACTCGCCGCCGTCGCGCTGCTCGCGGCGGTGGCCACGGCGGACGACGCCAAGCCGACCATCCTGACCCCGGTGGCCAAGACCCCCGTGGGGTCCTTCGAGGGCGACAAGCCGGGGGACGACGCCATGGACGACGAGGACGCCGCGCCCGTCGGCTCCCCCATCGGCACCACCATGACCGAGCCCAAGCCCGAGGGGTCCACGCCCGGCGCCGCCGGGGGCGACGCGCCGGCGCccagcgccgcctcctccctcgcgGCCCGCCTCGGCGGCGCCGTCGCCGTGGCCGCAGCGGCCGCCGGCGTCCTCGCCTTCTAA